From a single Flavobacteriales bacterium genomic region:
- a CDS encoding SpoIIE family protein phosphatase — protein sequence MFAQNAWAWGDEKGGLNIRNYSPQEYGAHAQNLCITQDKRGIMYFGNNSGVLQYDGNYWTLIDISAGKSVTQLAVDSSGVVYVGADEDLGYLLPNANGKLVFHSLLSKLPKEVETLERFVGVFPSDSGVYFITRKYVLFYNKKSFSVIEPEAQIHNSFLVGDQIFLTLKIIGIHYLKQGKLVALPGTEALQNTNIYDISMFRGNMVITTSDDGIYVYRGNHLQLVNKEIVNVYNAINVFNTYYAVGLYGDGLVVLNKNFEKEFFFGLNNGLQDGTISDIFVDRENNLWLALVRGIAKIELISPISLHNFNTGLNGTVEDVIRHKGKIYASTLNGVFYMDPAAEGEKKFKQVQNLSIDCYGMCNFILEGDTVLLISGVDGVYEMLPGNIPHKVMEGAPWNVQQSISYKNRVIVAEYGGLSSFVRKEGKWVTEGMVEGIEGDIFNFVEKKNGELWLGTSDIGVVKTDTRVFTDKNTKIIFYDSTSGIPSGLVYLTLDPNDNVVFGTDNGIFQFNEKQKKFYKDKKYDIKSPTGKTGIHRVNFDKKGHLWTSVFYSGNSYDVMFYKNNNWYKTPFLRYNGEIVHAMYHESDGTTWIGSASGLLRFDQNFQKEYESLFDVSIREVRGGNKLIFEGAFFNSDSLPVSDQPDWFVPELAYTNNNLEIKFSALSFFDEKATLFSFILEGQDNEWSRWSSSSSATFTNIHEGEYIFRVKARNVYGVESEEATFRFIILPPWYRTIWAYIAYIIFFIAFVWGAISVSTRSLKRIIQERTAEIVHQKEEIEKQKEIVEEKNKDILDSIKYAKRIQDAILPEEETMKDVMGKDLFVLFRPKDIVSGDFYWMKVKGPKVLFAAVDCTGHGVPGAFVSIVGNNGLNRAVNEFGLVKPAMVLDNLAVNVEESFRQQGHSEVRDGMDISLCSLEMLGFNQAKLEWSGANNPIWIIKGENPTEVLEVKADKQPIGKFENRKPFTNHEFDLVKGDTIYIFTDGFADQFGGPQGKKFKYSQLKELLLSLQNLSMANQRQIISDKFDEWKNELEQIDDVCIIGVRI from the coding sequence ATGTTTGCGCAAAACGCGTGGGCATGGGGCGATGAAAAAGGCGGATTGAACATAAGGAACTATTCTCCCCAAGAATATGGCGCACACGCTCAAAATCTTTGTATTACTCAGGACAAACGCGGAATCATGTACTTCGGTAATAATTCAGGCGTGTTACAATACGACGGTAATTACTGGACTTTAATTGATATTTCCGCAGGTAAAAGTGTTACCCAATTAGCCGTTGATTCTTCGGGTGTGGTTTATGTTGGAGCAGATGAAGATTTAGGATATTTATTACCGAATGCTAATGGAAAATTGGTGTTTCATTCACTGTTATCCAAATTGCCGAAAGAGGTAGAAACACTGGAGCGCTTTGTTGGTGTTTTCCCATCTGATTCTGGTGTTTATTTTATCACCAGAAAATACGTTTTATTTTATAACAAGAAATCCTTTTCGGTTATTGAACCCGAAGCACAAATTCATAATTCCTTTTTAGTCGGAGATCAAATTTTTCTGACGTTAAAAATAATTGGAATTCATTATTTGAAACAAGGAAAACTGGTAGCTCTTCCAGGGACAGAGGCCTTGCAAAACACCAATATTTACGATATTTCCATGTTCCGCGGGAATATGGTAATTACCACTTCCGACGATGGAATTTATGTTTACAGAGGCAATCATTTACAATTGGTGAATAAGGAAATTGTAAATGTGTATAATGCCATCAATGTATTTAACACCTATTACGCTGTTGGTTTATATGGCGATGGATTAGTTGTCCTGAATAAAAATTTCGAAAAGGAATTTTTCTTTGGATTAAACAATGGACTGCAAGACGGAACGATTTCCGATATTTTTGTGGACCGTGAAAATAATTTATGGTTAGCGCTTGTTCGAGGTATTGCTAAAATTGAACTGATTTCTCCTATATCCTTGCACAACTTTAATACAGGATTAAATGGAACGGTAGAAGACGTAATTCGACACAAGGGAAAAATTTATGCATCCACCTTGAATGGTGTTTTTTACATGGATCCAGCAGCAGAGGGGGAAAAGAAATTTAAACAAGTTCAGAATTTATCCATCGATTGCTATGGCATGTGCAATTTCATTCTGGAAGGCGACACTGTTCTGTTGATTTCGGGTGTAGATGGAGTTTACGAAATGTTACCCGGAAATATTCCTCACAAAGTGATGGAAGGAGCACCTTGGAATGTGCAACAATCCATATCCTATAAAAACCGCGTAATCGTAGCAGAGTATGGTGGATTATCATCGTTTGTGCGCAAAGAAGGAAAGTGGGTTACCGAAGGAATGGTGGAAGGCATTGAAGGTGATATTTTCAATTTCGTTGAAAAGAAAAACGGCGAACTCTGGTTAGGGACTTCAGACATCGGCGTTGTTAAAACCGATACCCGCGTATTTACCGATAAAAACACAAAAATCATATTTTACGATTCCACTTCAGGCATTCCTTCCGGGCTGGTTTATTTAACGCTGGATCCAAACGATAATGTGGTTTTTGGTACCGACAATGGCATTTTTCAGTTTAATGAAAAGCAAAAAAAATTCTATAAGGATAAAAAATACGATATAAAATCACCTACCGGAAAAACAGGAATTCACCGGGTGAACTTTGATAAAAAAGGTCATTTATGGACCTCTGTTTTCTATTCAGGAAACAGTTACGATGTTATGTTTTATAAAAATAATAACTGGTACAAAACACCATTTTTAAGATACAACGGCGAGATTGTTCATGCCATGTATCATGAATCGGATGGAACAACGTGGATTGGATCAGCTTCCGGCTTGTTGCGTTTCGACCAGAATTTCCAGAAAGAATATGAATCGCTTTTCGATGTTTCGATTCGTGAGGTAAGAGGAGGAAATAAACTGATTTTTGAAGGAGCATTTTTTAATTCCGATTCACTTCCTGTTTCTGACCAACCGGATTGGTTTGTACCTGAATTAGCGTATACCAACAACAATTTAGAGATTAAATTTTCGGCACTCTCGTTTTTCGATGAGAAAGCTACTTTGTTTTCATTTATACTCGAAGGGCAGGACAATGAATGGAGTCGCTGGTCTTCATCTTCATCAGCTACCTTTACCAACATCCACGAAGGAGAATATATCTTTCGGGTGAAAGCCAGAAATGTATATGGTGTTGAATCGGAAGAAGCAACCTTCCGTTTTATCATTTTGCCTCCATGGTACCGAACCATTTGGGCTTATATCGCTTATATTATTTTCTTCATCGCTTTTGTTTGGGGAGCAATTTCTGTTTCAACCAGAAGTCTGAAACGTATTATCCAGGAGCGTACGGCAGAGATAGTACACCAAAAAGAAGAGATTGAAAAACAAAAGGAAATTGTAGAGGAAAAGAACAAGGATATTCTCGATAGTATTAAATACGCGAAACGCATTCAGGATGCTATTCTTCCGGAAGAGGAAACCATGAAAGATGTAATGGGCAAGGACCTCTTTGTTCTATTCCGTCCTAAGGATATCGTTTCGGGTGATTTTTACTGGATGAAAGTGAAGGGGCCGAAAGTCCTTTTTGCAGCCGTAGATTGCACTGGTCATGGTGTACCCGGAGCATTCGTATCCATTGTAGGGAATAATGGCTTAAATCGGGCCGTAAATGAGTTTGGATTGGTGAAACCTGCCATGGTGTTGGATAACCTGGCTGTTAATGTTGAGGAGAGTTTCCGTCAGCAGGGTCATTCCGAGGTACGCGATGGAATGGACATATCGCTTTGCAGTTTAGAAATGTTGGGCTTTAATCAGGCAAAACTGGAGTGGAGTGGAGCTAACAATCCGATTTGGATTATTAAGGGCGAAAATCCGACAGAAGTGCTGGAGGTTAAGGCCGATAAACAACCGATTGGAAAATTTGAAAACAGAAAACCATTTACCAATCACGAATTTGATCTGGTGAAAGGCGATACCATTTATATTTTCACAGATGGATTTGCGGATCAGTTTGGTGGACCACAAGGCAAAAAATTCAAATATTCTCAGCTGAAAGAACTCTTATTGTCACTTCAGAATTTATCCATGGCCAATCAACGCCAAATCATCAGCGATAAATTCGATGAATGGAAAAACGAATTGGAGCAAATTGATGATGTCTGCATCATCGGTGTACGCATCTAA